The DNA region aaaaattgcggatattcgtaattaaaagatgctaatcgttcgattttcaatagctcaattcaactacgttggccttttaaattgctcacttcaaattatttaattaaaaatcaaaaaagtcgttgaaaaaaattcatttatcaatattttcaaactcctatatcttttgatgtatacaatattttaaattgctcaaagtgttaaagaactgctcaagctgcatttataattgctcaagttcAGTTTAGAACAGCCTCACTTTTTTGGCAGGTAGATTTCATACTTTcctcgtataattaaaataattacctacttttattaGTTATCAGGATTCACATACATTGTTAAAGTAACATTACTTTCCACTGTTATCCTCAATTGCCGGTTGCttctattaaatagtttaaggtgagcaatttaaaaggccaacgtagttgaattgagctattgaaaatctatcgattagtatcttttttattacgaatatccgcaatttttttgcttctcatcattgtctatgcgtacgcgcagcgtacacctgtcttatgatataaaccttaaatttgttcaaactatttatatttatttaaaaattaagtaaagtggggctgttccaaactgtacttgagcaattataaatgcaacttgagcagttctttaacactttgagcaatttaaaatattgtatacatcaaaagatataggagtttgaaaatattgataaatgaatttttttcaacgacttttttgatttttaattaaataatttgaagtgagcaatttaaaaggccaacgtagttgaattgagctattgaaaatcgaacgattagcatcttttgattacgaatatccgcaacttttttggcttcccatcattgtctatgcgcatctgcagcgctcactttatcgatataaacattaaatttgttccaactttatatatttatttaaaaattaaggaaagtggagctgttcaaatctgtacttgagcaattataaatgcaacttcagcagggttttaacacgttgagcaatttaaaatattgtatacatcaaaagatacaggagtttgaaaatattgataaaagaatatttttcaacgacttttttaatttataattaaataatttgaggtgagcaatttaaaaggacaacgtagttgaattgagctattgaaaatctatcgattagtatcttttttattacgaatatccgcaattttttggcttcccatcattgtctatgcgcacgcgcagcgtatatacacctgtcttatgatataaacgataaatttgttcaaactatttatatttatttaaaaattaagtaaagtggggctgttccaaactgtacttgagcaattataaatgcaacttgagcagttctttaacactttgagcaatttaaaatattgtatacatcgaaagatataggagtttgaaaatatttgatttttttttaaatttggttttttatttatataatttgaggtgagcaatttaaaaggacaacgtagtcgaattgagctattgaaaatcgaacgattagcatcttttaattacgaatatccgcattttttttggcttcccatcattgtctatgcgcatctgcagcgctcactttatcgatataaacgttaaatttgttccaactttatatatttatttaaaaattaagggaagtggatctgttccaaactatacttgagcaattataaatgcaacttgagcagttttttaacactttgagcaatttaaaatattctatacattgaaagatataggagtttgaaaatatttgattttttttttaaatttggttttttatttatataatttgaggcgagcaatttaaaaggacaacgtagttgaattgagcaattcaaaatctatcaattagtattttttttattacaaatatcattattttgcgggctggggtggggtaggtgcTTCTTGCGCCAACCCTATCGAACATGCTCAAAAGTTGTAGAGTccatagattaaataaataaatataaataaatacataccacCGATTATAAGATCGACTTGCATAATaatcgaatattttaattttattttagttttaatttgtaaaataaattattattttggtaaaagtaaagctaccaccgatacggaatgtagattctgcagagaagaatcagcaagaaactccgcgGTTACTCAATAacagaacaaaaaaagaatcacgcAAATCGGATCAGAAATCAAAGTATCTTTGGAATTAAGTAATCTTTGGACATATAAACAATCGTTGGACATATATAGGCGTTGGCGCAGCAATCACAGCACTGgccactggctgttgcgctggcagtcgcgggttcaatccccgttcacgacagacatttgtattggccatatagacgtttgccgtggtctaggcgtttgagtctgtgtttccggacccaGTAACACAGTAAATCCTACTGGGAGCCATTGtatgtgaagcgtttatttattataaaatatcgtaACATTAACATCAGCCAAGTTAACAAAaatgcttataaaataaaaattactgagccaacttaattaaatttttatgggaCCAAACAGCAACTATTCCACATCAAACCGAAAAGGAATCACGTAAATAGGATTAGAAATTTCAACGTTAtgggtgtacatacataaaaaaaatccaccAAATTAATAACCTCTTTCTTTTTGAAGTTGATTGTAAACTAGGtaatacttcaaaaaaaaaaaaatgtttatcctTAGCATCGAATTGAAGTATAGtgggattaaataaaaaacgaataaaatatatacagtgTCTATTTATTATCTAGActagttttatttacataaagtgaataatttttataacatccTTACTACtttattcctttttttctttatttttcaattgctcaaattctttaaatattttttcactcaATTTTTCACCGTCATCATCAATTTGTTCAACTGCTAATACTTCTGGGATATAAAACTGCATCATATTTTGTACCTAAAAGACAgaccataaaaataaatacattatttgtttccTTTAAGGCGCTTgtctaatttttaatatcaattaattttggcaataatattatgtacaagTTTATATCaacgatctatgtaagattgccgttgtaggctggatgaggattgcggaaaaacgggatgtttggcgcaaacttggggaggcctatgtccagcagtaaactgcaataggctgagctgactgactgactgacaagtttatatttattatataattgttttacgtAGCAATGATTCTACTAAGGGGGTAATGTATTACGTAACGTAATTTGGAGAGCGGGGTAGTCATGCAATATGTTACGATACATTACAGGGgcaaattgtattaaaaaatgttcaaaatttgTGTTTGTGACCCTTTACAGTACATTAATacattatgaatattaataattgttagaGCTTATTGTATCAGTTGCTGTTAAAGCTATCTGACATATAATAATCAAATTCCAATTTTATTAtgggatatttatatttgcattGTGAATCTCTATCATTtatggtttattattaaattaatcaaaatgaaaGTGAAGAGTGAAGTGACCTATGACAGTAAACTAATGACCTATTTTACCTCCGGCGATTAGAGCCTTATAATAACTTATGTGCAGAATAAACTATATCAACCACTGGTGAAATGGGTTAGGGTGCATTAAAACTTACTCCATTTTTAAGTGTAACAATTGAACTAGGGCATGATGAACAAGACCCTTGCATTTTCAACCTCAGTACTCCATCTTTGAAATCAACGAATAGAACATCACCCCCGTCTTCTTGTACTGTGGGTCTGATGCGGGTATCCAGCAGTTCTTTGATCATTTGTactatttcatcatcatcttcgTTGATTTCTAGAAacaattgataatttttttaaattgttaataaatatgtacttcTATTATTTTTAGGACTTTGATGTTATGTTGtgtaataatagttattttctGTTGATAATTATCTGACtattttactgtaatattacataattgttTAAAGTTTTCACCAAACATAAACCCTACGTGAAATACaccacttttataattttatgttttagttttatatttaacaaattttcatCAGGGACTTGAATATTACTAAAAGTTATGTGTTCTTACGTGTATCTCCAGAAGGCTTGGCATCAGTTACAACTGGAAGTCCACTGGCAAAGAAATCCATAATTGTAGCAAATATATCTGGTTTCAAAAGTTTCCAGTCAACATCATCATCTTGTTTTGTAATAGTTACAAAATCTGATCCAAAAAATACGCCACGTACTCCATCAATACGAAATAGCATTTTAGCTGAAATTTTAAGTATTAGGACTATTACATTTTATGATATCATACTTTTGATGACCAATACTTTACACTCTACGGCACCATACTAAGATTTAGTCAGGCAACAAACACATTATGGCCAGGCCAtaagcaaacatctgtatggcttatACAAATGTATAGGGAGCCATGTGCAGGGATCAAAcgcgcaaccaccagcgcaacacgTATAAGCCAGTGCAGTAGCCACTGTGCTAACACCTCAATGATCAGTATGGTAGCAAGGTTATGTTCAAACAAACTTTTGCATACCTAAAGGGCTACATTGTGCAGCTCCTATATTGGGAAAATCTAGAGTTTGTCCAGGCTCCAACACTTGAGTACCAGGTAAAAACTTTAAACTATTTGGGTTCGGCGTTTCTTGGGTTTGAATAAACATTGTTCGGCAGTTGCATTGATTTATTAATGGATTTTTTTGGTGCTCTCTTGTCAATAATGGTACCTGAGATATGCCGCTAAAGTATTTCTTGTCATTGTACctaaaaatgaaacaatgaTGAAAATACAGTAtggaaaaaagtaataaattaaatataagacTAAGGTATTACGCATaactattttcaaaatatttacatgtaAAACTTACCTATACATCAGATTTAGCCGTTTACACTGATTTCCAATTCTGAAAACCCGTACAGAATTTCGTAGCATATTTATTTTCTGTATTAcgatgttaatatttaatttcaattttcggTGAAGAAGTCagcaaaatatttcaaattgaaatgaCATTAATGACAATTGACAAAACTAGGGCTGCCAACCCTAAgcctttttatttgtttactatagTTAGAAGTAAGTAGATAAACATTTAAAtcaaatgttattataaatgttacggCTACTCGAAGATTATTGCCTTTCATCAATTATCATAATAGTTTGTACATAAGAAATTAAGTGATAAAAGTTGACCTATCATAGTTTATGAAGTCAGTAGCATTAACTTTGTCTAAGATGTAAATTTAATACTCATACTGTTCTTATTGGCATAAGCCGCTCTAGTGTGGTGGTGCGTGTAGTACCTAATGGACATGCATAAACACTATTTCCTCTCTTTTCTTAATCAGTTAACGTCTTTGCTTTTAGTTATAGGTAAAGATAAACCATTATCAAATATCCTttcatatctatactaatattataaagctgaagagtttgtttgtttgtttgtttgaacgcgctaatctcagaaactattggtccgatttgaaaattttttttagtgttagatagctcatttattgatgaaggttataggctatatatcccaataggagcggagcaccaataaagaatgttttaaaatcggaggttcttttttccttttgagagcttccgctgcgtgcgctgcggaaacagttaaagtttcgcaaaaatcatgtatgacagaattgttcccctttaaaagtgctaaaaaaaaaaccacgacTGCATATGTCTACCTTtaaaggttggctcactataacc from Melitaea cinxia chromosome 15, ilMelCinx1.1, whole genome shotgun sequence includes:
- the LOC123660104 gene encoding NFU1 iron-sulfur cluster scaffold homolog, mitochondrial-like, which produces MLRNSVRVFRIGNQCKRLNLMYRYNDKKYFSGISQVPLLTREHQKNPLINQCNCRTMFIQTQETPNPNSLKFLPGTQVLEPGQTLDFPNIGAAQCSPLAKMLFRIDGVRGVFFGSDFVTITKQDDDVDWKLLKPDIFATIMDFFASGLPVVTDAKPSGDTQINEDDDEIVQMIKELLDTRIRPTVQEDGGDVLFVDFKDGVLRLKMQGSCSSCPSSIVTLKNGVQNMMQFYIPEVLAVEQIDDDGEKLSEKIFKEFEQLKNKEKKE